One part of the Diadema setosum chromosome 6, eeDiaSeto1, whole genome shotgun sequence genome encodes these proteins:
- the LOC140229757 gene encoding uncharacterized protein codes for MRNLKRVMSQSVNKAVRNVQDNQNVNSDVEDDIKIIHIEYGDRPDRNFKFSPLCARQKRMICRKLGIDYVNINDGGLQTDTDIAHPAQIKPVTGDGNCFYRAISYIISGTERNHTILRKATAKHLLDTNCLFTSTLSHEFRTVEEYVLKEKVMNNGTWASNTEISAMANLLEVDIYSFNDQLLAWQLFSAKKPGKINEVTAEGGIYILYTQNVHFNVVESVGAVHMNSQEEREIIDA; via the exons ATGAGGAACCTCAAGAGAGTGATGAGTCAAAGTGTAAA TAAAGCTGTCAGAAATGTGCAAGATAATCAAAATGTGAATAGTGATGTTGAAGATGATATTAAGATCATCCATATTGAGTATGGCGACAGACCTGacagaaatttcaaattttcaccacTCTGTGCAAGGCAAAAGAGAATGATATGTAGGAAATTAGGTATTGATTATGTGAACATCAATGATGGTGGTTTACAAACAGATACAGACATTGCTCATCCTGCACAAATCAAACCTGTTACTGGTGATGGCAATTGTTTTTACCGTGCTATTTCTTATATAATTTCTGGGACTGAAAGGAATCATACTATTCTCCGAAAAGCAACTGCCAAACATTTATTAGACACTAATTGTTTATTTACTAGCACACTAAGTCATGAATTTAGAACTGTTGAAGAATATGtgttgaaagaaaaagtaaTGAATAATGGAACGTGGGCTTCAAATACTGAAATAAGTGCCATGGCGAACTTGCTTGAGGTAGATATTTACTCATTCAATGATCAACTTTTAGCTTGGCAATTGTTCTCTGCAAAAAAACCAGGAAAAATAAACGAAGTGACAGCTGAAGGCGGTATTTATATCTTATACActcaaaatgtacattttaatGTAGTAGAGTCTGTGGGTGCTGTTCACATGAATTCTCAGGAGGAAAGAGAGATAATTG ATGCATGA